The DNA sequence CAAAACCGCGGCCTACCAAGACAAATTCTTTCGGACGTTGTATATCCACCCATTCCAGAGTCCGTTCCAGTGGTATATCTCGCCAAGTATCGCTTCGCTTTCGCTCCCGTTCCCTCTGCCTACGCTCAATAATATCGATGATATCATCTAAAGTAAGATCTCTTTCCAAATAGGAAGCGAGATCAAAAGCTTCTTCACTTGAAAGCGGCCTTTCTCGAAAAACCTCCCGCTGAACCGTTTCGGAAAGGCTTAACATTTCAAGTTTAAAGAAGGTGCTGGGAAGTACTTCAAAACCGACTGCTTGCCGAAAACGCTGAGAACTTATCCGGTACGTATCATAGTCGGTCAGGATAACCAATTCCTTTACCCGACCACCATTTTCAGAATAGACTGGTTGAATGGTTTGAATTTTTCCTTGGGTCAAACCGGCATGTTCAAGGGTTGTGCTCAAGGAATCGGCGGAAATCCTTATTTTCCAGGAACTATGGGGGGCATCGGATTCCCAGGGGGATGGGACGCTGATGAGATAGGGAACCGACGTACCCCAAACATGGCGGGCATCTTCAGTCACTCCCCCGCTTTGTGAATGAAAGACGGCATTAGCCGGTTCATCCTGATAGGTTAGGATCAGATTCCTGGTTTCATCGATCAGACGATTCGTCCTTGGATCTTCGGCATTGATTCCTCCGTAGGCCTGGCTGAGCGGAGTCGCACAAAAATCGTACTCATTGTCTGAATTTCTCTCCAGGTTTCGTAAGGCAAATGTCCGGGAGGCAATAATTTGCGCCTTCAAGGCGTCTTCTGGCCAAGTGGGGTTAGTTTCCAGTTTCATGGTTCCACTTATATAGTCATCAAGCTCCAAGACATTGATCGTCCGTATGATACCCGGGCCAG is a window from the Atribacteraceae bacterium genome containing:
- a CDS encoding SpoIID/LytB domain-containing protein, which gives rise to MKRLLFIPFLLVFVLAFCLEEASGSGPKVRILLSESGQPVTVSSTGGLVVGRPGGAFPVTGNTALTILPSGNQLLWKEKNITATGFIIKPAGRDYLFVGQRAYRGHLVLLPGPGIIRTINVLELDDYISGTMKLETNPTWPEDALKAQIIASRTFALRNLERNSDNEYDFCATPLSQAYGGINAEDPRTNRLIDETRNLILTYQDEPANAVFHSQSGGVTEDARHVWGTSVPYLISVPSPWESDAPHSSWKIRISADSLSTTLEHAGLTQGKIQTIQPVYSENGGRVKELVILTDYDTYRISSQRFRQAVGFEVLPSTFFKLEMLSLSETVQREVFRERPLSSEEAFDLASYLERDLTLDDIIDIIERRQRERERKRSDTWRDIPLERTLEWVDIQRPKEFVLVGRGFGHGVGLSQWGSRGMALEGYNYKDILLHYFPGTEIRRAHFR